The sequence below is a genomic window from Candidatus Woesearchaeota archaeon.
GGTTGTTAGATTTGATTATTAGAGGCATTAAATTATATGAGGTGAATTATAAATGGTAGAATTTGATGATTTTGGTCCTGAAATGATTATTGAATATTATCATCCTCGACTTAAGTTTCATGCTGTAACTGTCATTGATAATACTGCGCTTGGTCCGGCAAAAGGCGGAATAAGAATGACCGGATATGTTGGGGTTGATGAAGTTTCTAGACTTGCAAGGGCAATGACTTGGAAATGCGCTTTAGCCAATTTACCTTTTGGTGGGGGGAAATCCGGAATTATGGTAGATAGTAAAAAGATTACATTTCAAAAAAAGAAGGAGATTGTTGAAGCTTTTACTGAATATTTGAGTAGGATAGCCCCTAAATATTACGTTGCTGCACCTGATATGTATATGGCTGAACAAGAAATGGAGTGGATAGCAAAAAAAGCCAATAATAAGAATATTGTTACAGGTAAACCTAAAAAGTTAGGCGGAATTCCGCATGAACTTGGAAGTACAGGTTTTGGTGTTTATCATTCAACACTCGTAGCGTTACAGCATATGGGTCTTGATCCGAAAAAAGTGACATTTGCGGTTGAAGGGTTTGGCAATGTTGGATGGTTTGCCGCTAAATTCATGTGCGAGAAAGGGGCAAAAATGGTGGCAGTATCAGATTCTAAAGGAGTATTAATTAATCATACCGGCATTGATTTTAAAAAACTTGCAACTCTAAAGAAAAAAAGCGGTTCAGTTATAAATTATGGTTCAGGTAAAGTGAGAAAGCCTGAAGTTATACTTGAGGTTAATGCTGATGTGTTGATTACTGCTGCTTTGCCTGATTTAGTTCAGCCTAAGCATGTAAGAAAAATGAAGTTTAAGTTAATTGTTGAAGGTTCAAATATCCCCATGTCGCATAGCACTGAATATTTATTGCATCAAAAGAGGATATTAGTTGTGCCGGATTTTGTCGCTAATGCTGGCGGAGTGATTAGTTCATATGTAGAATATATTGGCGGAACAACAGACCGAATGTTTCAACTTGTAGAAGGCAAGGTCCGAAAAAATACTCGCGAAGTTCTTGAATTGGCAGCTAATAAAAAAATTGCGCCAAGGCAAGCCGCAATGATAATTGCTAAAGACCGAGTATTGAAGAAATGTAAGAGATGCAGGGTCTGATTTTATTTATTTTTTATTAATTTTTTCGCAAATTTAATTTGCTCTATTGTGTCAAGCATTAAAAAATCAATTTGGTTATTAATTGCTTTAATGATTTCAATATTTTTTTTGAAATAGAATCCTACGACTTTTAAATTTAACGCATGTGATTTTTTAATAAATGATTTTTTTAAAAGAGGCGCAGGCACTTCAATGTATTTTGCCTTCAGTTTTACAGCTTTCCGCGGAAAGAAAAAAGTGTAGAACGGATACCAGAGAATGCCTTTCCATGTTTTGTTTATGAATGGGGCTGCGCAGTCTAAATTTGGAGCAATTTCCCTGAACTTTTTAGTAACTTTGGGTAAAAATGAGTCAATTACTACATATTTTTCCATTTTATGTTTCTTGATAAGGCTTAGTATTTCTTGTTCTGCGCCAGTTACTTTAATGTCAAGGAATATTTTGTTCTTGCCCCAAAATTTAAATATTTCATCCAATGTTGTGATATTGATTAATTGTTTCAATTCTTTTAATGTTAACTGGTCAATGTAATAACCTTGGTTGCCGATGATAAATTCTCTATTGTGGTGCAGTACAATTTGGTTATCTTTAGTTTTTCTTAGATCAATCTCAAGGACATTTATTTTATATTTTAATGCATTTTTAACAGAATCAAGACTATTTTCTTTGATATTATCTTGAACCAAACCACGGTGCGCAACTATTTCCATATTTGTTTTATAGGGATAAGGTTTTATAAATATTGCTAAATCTTGGAATATTTTTAGGGGGTTTTTCTATTTGTCATTTTCCTCAATATTTATATAGTTAATTATCATTAAAATGGCCATGGTAAAAAAAAAGCTCCGTATTGGTTTTTTTTCGTTTACTTGTTGTCAGGGCTGTCAATTTACCATTTTGTTCATTGACAAAATTCTGGATATATTACAACAGCTGGATGTGGGTTATTTCCATTTATTAAAAGATAAAGACAGAAGCAAAGAAGATTTTGATATTGCGTTTATTGAAGGGGCAATCACCACTAAACGAGAAGTTCGAAAGTTGAAGAATATTAAAAACAAGTCTAAATTTGTTGTTGCAATTGGCGCCTGCGCAGTTAATGGCGGGATTCCATCAATGAGGAATTATATGGAAAATCGAGAACTTGAAAAATATGTATATAACCAAAAAATGCTGAAAGATTCAATTGAGGTTGAACCATTAGATTGTTTTATTAAGGTTGATTATCATATGAGGGGGTGTCCTATTATTAAAGAGGAATTTGTTAGTTTTTTGGCGAATTATGCAAAAGGCAAGGTTATTACAGAGTTTAAAGGATCAGTATGTGACCAGTGTTCGAAAAGAGGTAAAGATTGTTACCTTGGAAAAAAAATAGTTTGCCTTGGAGCAATAACACATGGAGGATGTGACGCAATATGTACCAAAGATAATATTCCATGTATTATGTGCAGGGGGCCATTATCTTCCAGTAATTTTCCTGCGGAAGTAAGGCTATTCAAATCATGGGGTTTGAGTGATATGCAATAAGATGAGCAAGTTTGCCGATATTAGTTTAAAAGACCAGAAAGCGTGTGGGTTATTGGAA
It includes:
- a CDS encoding Glu/Leu/Phe/Val dehydrogenase: MVEFDDFGPEMIIEYYHPRLKFHAVTVIDNTALGPAKGGIRMTGYVGVDEVSRLARAMTWKCALANLPFGGGKSGIMVDSKKITFQKKKEIVEAFTEYLSRIAPKYYVAAPDMYMAEQEMEWIAKKANNKNIVTGKPKKLGGIPHELGSTGFGVYHSTLVALQHMGLDPKKVTFAVEGFGNVGWFAAKFMCEKGAKMVAVSDSKGVLINHTGIDFKKLATLKKKSGSVINYGSGKVRKPEVILEVNADVLITAALPDLVQPKHVRKMKFKLIVEGSNIPMSHSTEYLLHQKRILVVPDFVANAGGVISSYVEYIGGTTDRMFQLVEGKVRKNTREVLELAANKKIAPRQAAMIIAKDRVLKKCKRCRV
- a CDS encoding glycerophosphodiester phosphodiesterase family protein encodes the protein MEIVAHRGLVQDNIKENSLDSVKNALKYKINVLEIDLRKTKDNQIVLHHNREFIIGNQGYYIDQLTLKELKQLINITTLDEIFKFWGKNKIFLDIKVTGAEQEILSLIKKHKMEKYVVIDSFLPKVTKKFREIAPNLDCAAPFINKTWKGILWYPFYTFFFPRKAVKLKAKYIEVPAPLLKKSFIKKSHALNLKVVGFYFKKNIEIIKAINNQIDFLMLDTIEQIKFAKKLIKNK